A portion of the Algimonas porphyrae genome contains these proteins:
- the gyrB gene encoding DNA topoisomerase (ATP-hydrolyzing) subunit B, with amino-acid sequence MSDPAAALPEQPEYGADSIKVLKGLDAVRKRPGMYIGDTDDGSGLHHMVYEVVDNSIDESLAGHADKVEVTLHPDGSCSVRDNGRGIPVAIHGEEGVSAAEVIMTQLHAGGKFDQNSYKVSGGLHGVGVSVVNALSVWLRLRIWRDGKVHEMEFSHGDAVSPLKIVGDAPEETRRDGSTKVLTGTEVRFMPSDETFTMTEFDRDTLERRLRELAFLNSGVNITLTDERPEEHIVTQLYYEGGIEAFVRHLDANKAPVIDAPIVVEKEVDGITVEAALWWNDSYHENVRAFTNNIPQRDGGTHVAGFRGALTRTINKYAAQSGIAKKEKVNISGDDAREGLTCVLSVKVPDPKFSSQTKDKLVSSEVRPVVESAMGEALGDWFEENPTSAKQIVLKIVEAAAAREAARKARDLTRRKSALDIASLPGKLADCQERDPALSEIFIVEGDSAGGSAKQARDRQNQAILPLKGKILNVERARFDRMLSSQEIGTMITALGTGIGREDFDADKARYHKIVIMTDADVDGAHIRTLLLTFFYRQMPELIERGYLYIAQPPLYKVERGKSVQYIKDQGELDEYLIDAGSKDATLELSSGAVVSGEDLKTRAREALQAQSLIDRLKHRAPDNIISQLAISGVLAPDEMPNRLDGAAARLDRIADEGEDGWIARYDDDGALVVEREVRGVTERYALRHAFRESSDARRLNRMSESLQETFDGTAWFRRPSKSGEIKDAVPINGPAQLLETIFEIGRKGFKIQRYKGLGEMNPDQLWETTLDANARSLLQVKIEAADASDDLFTKLMGDVVEPRRDFIISNALDADVDT; translated from the coding sequence ATGTCCGACCCTGCCGCCGCCCTTCCCGAACAGCCCGAATATGGGGCTGACAGTATCAAGGTCCTGAAGGGTCTGGATGCGGTTCGGAAACGGCCGGGCATGTATATCGGCGATACGGATGACGGCTCGGGCCTGCACCACATGGTCTATGAAGTCGTGGACAATTCCATCGACGAAAGCCTGGCCGGGCATGCCGACAAGGTCGAGGTGACGTTGCACCCGGACGGATCCTGTTCCGTGCGCGACAATGGCCGCGGCATTCCCGTTGCGATCCATGGCGAAGAAGGTGTCTCCGCCGCCGAAGTCATCATGACCCAGCTTCATGCTGGCGGCAAATTCGATCAGAACAGCTACAAGGTCTCAGGCGGTCTGCACGGGGTCGGCGTGTCAGTGGTGAATGCCCTGTCGGTCTGGCTTCGCCTTCGCATCTGGCGTGATGGCAAGGTTCACGAGATGGAATTCAGCCACGGCGATGCCGTCTCTCCGCTTAAGATTGTCGGCGACGCGCCCGAGGAAACACGCCGCGATGGGTCGACCAAGGTGCTGACCGGTACGGAGGTGCGCTTCATGCCGTCCGACGAGACTTTCACCATGACGGAGTTCGACCGCGACACGCTGGAGCGGCGTTTGCGCGAGCTGGCCTTTCTGAATTCCGGGGTGAACATCACGCTGACCGATGAACGTCCCGAAGAACATATCGTTACGCAGCTTTATTATGAAGGTGGGATCGAGGCCTTTGTGCGCCATCTCGACGCCAACAAGGCGCCCGTCATCGACGCACCGATCGTGGTCGAGAAAGAGGTTGACGGCATTACGGTGGAAGCCGCCCTGTGGTGGAATGACAGCTACCATGAGAATGTCCGCGCCTTCACCAACAACATCCCACAGCGCGACGGCGGCACGCATGTCGCCGGTTTTCGCGGCGCGCTGACCCGGACCATCAATAAATATGCCGCCCAGTCCGGGATCGCCAAGAAAGAGAAGGTCAATATTTCCGGTGATGATGCACGCGAAGGGCTGACCTGCGTGTTGTCGGTCAAGGTGCCAGACCCGAAATTTTCTTCCCAGACCAAGGACAAGCTGGTGAGTTCCGAAGTGCGTCCCGTCGTGGAGAGCGCGATGGGCGAAGCGCTCGGCGACTGGTTCGAGGAAAATCCGACGAGTGCGAAACAGATCGTGCTGAAAATCGTGGAGGCAGCCGCCGCGCGCGAGGCGGCGCGCAAGGCGCGTGACCTGACGCGCAGAAAGTCCGCGCTCGACATTGCCAGTCTGCCCGGCAAGCTGGCCGACTGTCAGGAACGTGATCCCGCCCTGTCTGAAATCTTCATCGTGGAGGGCGATTCCGCTGGGGGCTCGGCCAAACAGGCGCGCGACCGCCAGAACCAGGCAATCCTGCCGCTCAAGGGCAAAATCCTGAACGTCGAGCGTGCGCGTTTCGACCGTATGCTCTCGAGCCAGGAAATCGGCACCATGATCACCGCGCTCGGCACCGGCATCGGGCGCGAGGATTTCGATGCGGACAAGGCGCGCTACCACAAGATCGTCATCATGACCGACGCCGACGTGGACGGCGCGCATATCCGTACGCTGCTGCTGACCTTCTTCTACCGCCAGATGCCGGAGCTGATCGAACGCGGCTATCTCTACATCGCGCAGCCGCCGCTCTATAAGGTGGAGCGTGGTAAGTCGGTCCAGTACATCAAGGATCAGGGCGAGCTGGACGAATATCTGATCGATGCCGGGTCGAAAGACGCCACGCTGGAACTGTCCAGCGGGGCCGTCGTCTCCGGCGAAGACTTGAAGACCCGCGCGCGCGAAGCATTGCAGGCGCAAAGCCTGATCGACCGGCTGAAACATCGCGCGCCTGACAACATCATTTCGCAACTCGCCATCAGCGGCGTACTCGCGCCAGACGAAATGCCAAACCGGCTGGACGGTGCCGCGGCCCGTCTCGACCGTATCGCCGATGAAGGCGAAGATGGCTGGATTGCCCGTTACGACGATGACGGGGCGCTCGTGGTCGAGCGCGAGGTTCGCGGCGTGACCGAACGTTACGCACTGCGTCACGCCTTCCGGGAATCATCCGACGCGCGTCGCCTGAACCGCATGTCGGAGTCCCTGCAGGAGACATTCGACGGTACGGCCTGGTTCCGCCGCCCATCGAAATCGGGAGAGATCAAGGACGCAGTGCCGATCAATGGTCCGGCGCAATTGCTCGAAACCATTTTCGAAATCGGTCGCAAGGGCTTCAAGATCCAGCGCTATAAGGGGCTCGGCGAAATGAACCCGGATCAGCTCTGGGAGACAACGCTGGATGCCAATGCGCGCTCGCTTCTGCAGGTCAAGATCGAAGCCGCGGATGCGTCCGACGATCTGTTCACGAAACTGATGGGCGATGTGGTCGAACCCCGCCGCGACTTTATCATCAGCAATGCCCTCGATGCGGATGTCGACACATGA